CACCGAAGCTCGAGCTGCTTCGGGCACGGCCTTGTCCATGCGCTTTGCCAATTCTCCCACTTCCATCGATACCCAGCGTCGACGTCTGCTGCTCGGCGCGAGCGCGCTTGCGGGCCTTGCGTTTACCGGCTCGGCCCAGCGCATTCTGGCGCAGCCGCGCTTTAGCAGTTATCCGTTTACGCTTGGTGTTGCCAGCGGCGATCCGACGCCGGATGGTTTTGTTTTGTGGACACGCCTCGCGCCCGAGCCGCTTACCGGCGGCGGCATGCCGGCGCTGGCGATTGCGGTCGACTGGATCGTCGCGCTCGATGAAAAAATGACGCGCGTGGTGCAGCGTGGCAGCATCGATGCCGAACCCGAATGGGCGCATTCGGTGCATGTGGAAGTGGAAGGTTTGTTGCCGGATCGCTGGTACTGGTATCAGTTTCGCGTCGGCGGCGAACTCAGCATGATCGGCCGCACGCGCACCGCGCCGCTGCCGGGCGCAGCGATGCAGCGGCTGCGGTTTGCGGTCGCTTCGTGCCAGCATTTCGAGCAGGGATATTTCAGCGCGTATCGGCACATGCTCGATGACGATCTCGATTTCATCATGCATGTCGGCGACTATATTTACGAAGGGTCGTGGGGTGAGCAGATCCGCCGCCACGAAGGCGCGGGCGCGGTCACGCTCGACCAATATCGCAATCGCCACGCGTGCTACAAAACCGATATGGATTTGCAGCGTGCGCATCAGGCCTATCCGTGGTTGCTGACGTGGGACGATCACGAAGTCGAGAACGATTACGCTGCCGATGTATCGAGCTTCGGCGAATCCACCGAGGATTTTGTGCAGCGTCGTGTCGCCGCCTATCGCGCGTATTACGAACACATGCCGCTGCGCGCACGCAGTCGTCCACAAGGCCGGCAGATGCTGATGTATTCGCAGGTGGGTTTCGGCGATCTCGCGAACTTCCAGATGATCGACGATCGCCAGTATCGCGCCGCGCATGCGTGCGCCACGCCCGGGCATAACGAAGGCCTCATGGTCAGCGATTGCGCGCAACGTTACGCCGCCAGCCAGACCATGCTCGGCACGACGCAAGAGCGCTGGCTGTTCGACAATTTATCGAACAGTCGGGCGCGCTGGAACGTGATCGGTCAGCAGACCCTCATGGCGCCGTTCGAGTCGCGCCAGGACAGCGGCGAATACGCAGTGTGGACCGAGGGTTGGGACGGTTACGCCAGCGCGCGTTCGCGCCTGCTCAATCATATTGCCGATCACGAAGTGCGTAATGCGATCGTGCTCGGCGGCGACGTGCACGCGTTTTACGTCGCCGATCTTAAAACCGATTTCTACGATCAACTCGCGCCGACCATCGCCACCGAATTTGTTGGCACTTCGATCACCTCACACGATGTCGATTACGCCAGCATCATGCGCGACCTGCCGCACAATCCGCACATCCGGTTTTTCGACAGCCGCTGGCGCGGTTATCTGCGTTGCGAAGTCACGCCGGAACTCTGGCGCAGCGATCTGCAGATTGTCGATGACGTAAGCGACGTGAATTCGCGTGGGCGAACGCTGGTCTCGCTTGTGGTCGAAGACGGTCGGCCGGGTGCAAAGCCGGCTTAAAAAACGTCGCAGTCATTAGGGGAAATGCTGCGACCGCATTTCGCGACGTCACAAAGTCCGGGTATGCTCGCGGGTCTTGCGGATCGTCGGTCCGTGGTTCGAGGGAACATCATGATCAAGAATTTCTCGCGCGCACTGCGCGTAGTGCTAGGTTCGGTTTTTGTATTTTCGCCGTTGCATGCGTTTGCCGATGGCGATATTTCGCGTTATCTCGATACACGTGTTTTGCCGGTGCCGGTCGGTACAAGTTTCAGTGTGCTGGCAACGCAGCCGGCTGATCAGGCGCGCAACGTGCCGCGTGCGAATCCGCTCACGGTCAAGTTCAGTGCGCCGGTGAATGTGGTCGGTCAATGGTTCACGCTCAGCTGCGGTACTAGCGGTACGCATACCGCGCAAGTCGGCGGCGGGCCGGTTGGGTTTACGCTGACTCTGGATCAGGCGCCGCTGGCGTTGGAAGCCTGCGTGTTCACCATCGTCGCCAGCCAGGTGCAGAGTCAGGCCGACAATACGACGACCTTGCCGAGCGATGTGATCGTGCATTTCATGGCCTCGGCCGACCTGGTTGATTATTACGCCGGTGCCGATACCAGCAGCGGCCCGGCGCTCAAGGCGTGGCTGCACAATCGCATCAAGGATCACACCTCGTGTCCGTATACCAGCGCGACCTACAATCCGTGCAGCGGTAGCGCGAATACCTGGGTGGTACTGAATCAGGCCGATCAGGATCCGAACAACACCGCCAACATTCTGGATATCTACAAGAACGCGTCGTACACCAAGATTCCCGGTGGCACTGGTGCCTATAACCGCGAACACACATGGCCGAACTCGCTGGGTTTTGCCGAAAGCAATATCACTGTAGCCGGGGTCGACAAACCGAACCCGCCGTACACCGATACACACATGCTGTATCTGTCGGATACCACCTACAACGCGAATCGCGGCAATCGTCCGCTGGGCGCGCTGAGCAGTGCGTGTCCGACCACCGCGACCGCGGGCTGCACCGGATATGCGACGCTTGCGGGCGCGGGTTTCGGCGGCGGCAGCGGGCGTGGTGATTTCGACATCCGCACTGGCGCCGACGGCAACACCGGCCGTTTCGAAATCTGGGATCATCGCAAGGGCGATATTGCACGCGCGGTGATGTACATGGCGGTGCGCTACAAAGGCGGTATCGATGCCGAAGGTATCACCGAACCGAATCTCGAACTCACCGACGATTCCAGCCAAATCATCATCATCAATTCGCGCACCACCGGCCAGACCGCGTACATGGGTTTGCAGAGTGATCTGCTGGCTTGGAATGATCTGGACTTGCCCGACGCACGCGAACAGATGCGCGACGAAGTGGTGTATTCGTATCAACACAATCGCAATCCGTTCGTCGATCACCCGGAATGGGCGCGTTGCGTATTCCAGAATCTGAACTGTCCTCTAGATAGGATTTTCGCCGATAATTTCGATCAATAAGCTTCGATGCAAGCCACGGCGCTGTTGTGATACAGCGCCGCGTTTCACTTAGCAAGCGATCTGTAACACGCGCGGAATATTGCGCAGCGATACTGCCGATCTTTCCAACGCATCAAAGCCGAAACGGCGTTGATGTGAAGCGGAAAATTTCGTCGTCGCAGAGTCGTATCCCGCCGCATGAGCAGCGTCGTTTCCCTGTTTCCCATCCCGCCGGCGATGGCGGTTGTCGTCACCGCGCCAACGTCCGCGACGGATGACATCCGCCACCTGATCAAGCCGACCGCGGCACTGCCGCCGGAGCTGTCGGTGAACGCGGTCGGCGAGGCGCTGTCGCGTCCCGAATACAGCGGATTGATGTCACTTCCGATCGTCGATGCGGGCGGCATGCCCGTCGGCAGCATCAGTCGATTCGAGCTCATGGTGCGCGTATTCATGCGTCCGTACGGCCGTGAGCTGCACGGTCGGCGCCCGATCGCCACGCTGATGAATACCCAGCCGCTAATCATCGCCGCCGATACAACGGTCGATGCGGCCAGCCGCTTCATCGCCGAAAATATTCGTCAACCGATCAGCGACGATTTTATCGTGGTCGATGAGCACGGAAAATATCTCGGCATGGGCGTGGTGCTGGATGTGCTCGGCGCGATGGCGGGCCGCCTGACGCAGCAGGCCACCGATCTCGAACTCGCCAATCGCAACCTGCGTTCGTCGCAAAGTCAGCTCATTCAATCGGAGAAAATGGCGTCACTCGGACAGATGGTCGCGGGCCTCGCGCACGAAATCAACACGCCGCTCGGTTACGTCAAGAACAACGTCGAAATGACACGCGGCATCGTCGCCGATGCACAAACATTGCTGGGTTCGTATCAACAGGTGGTAGATGCGCTGCTCGCGCCGGAGCCGCCGCCCGCACCGATCTTCGAGGCGCTCGTGCAGCAGCTCGAAGAACAGCGCGCGATATGTGATGCCGAGACCTTGCAGGATCTACGTTCGCTGCTTGACGACACCGTATTCGGCGTCGCCCAGATCGGCGATCTGGTCGGCAACCTCAAGGACTTCAGCCGGCTTGACAAGGCGCGTATCGAGCAGGTCGATTTGCACAAGCTCATCGAGAGCGCGTTGAAGATTGGCGGTAATCTGCTACGCAAGAAAAACGTCGTCATCGAGCGCCGTTTCGGCGAGATTCCCGAGGTCGAATGTTCGCCCGCGCAGATCAACCAGGTGCTGCTGAATCTCATCACCAACGCCGCGCAGGCGATCGAGCACGAGCACGGCAAGATCGTGTTACGCACGCAGCAGGTCGGCAAGCATGTATTCCTGCTGGTCGAAGACAACGGCCGCGGCATTCCGACCGATGTTTTGCCGTGCATCTTCGATCCGTTTTTCACCACCAAACCCATCGGCCAGGGCACGGGTCTGGGCCTGTCGATCTGCTACCAGATCATGCAGGATCATCGTGGCCATATCCGCGCCACATCGGTGCCGGGGCAGGGCACGCGTTTCCTCGTCGCGTTGCCGCAACGCGCGCTCGCGGAGCAAGCACAGGCCAGCGAATCATGAGCGCCAATCCGCTCGCCACGGTGTTATTTGTCGACGACGAAGAACGCATCCTGCGCTCGCTCAAGATGCTGTTTCGCGGCCGCTACAATGTGCTGACGACAAGCTCAGGCAGCGAGGCCGTGGCGATCGCCAAACGCCAGCCCGTGCATGTGATCGTCAGCGATCAGCGCATGCCCGAGATGCTCGGCGTGGAGGTGCTGCGCCACGTGCGCGAGGCCTCGCCGCAGACGATGCGTTTGTTGCTGACCGGTTATTCCGATCTGCAGGCGATCGTCGCATCGGTCAATGAAGGCGAGATTTTTCGCTTCATCGAAAAGCCGTGGGATCCCGGTTATCTGCACGATGTAGTCGAGCAGGCGGCGCAGATCGCGCTGCAGGAATTCGCGTTGCCGCAGTTGCCGTCGCCAGCGGTGATCGCGTCCAGCGCAGTTCAGCCGTTGCCGCACGCCGGCGCGAAACTGCTGGTGCTCGATGAAGATCCCGCTACCTGGCGTCTGGTGCGCGAGCTCGTGCCGGAAACGCTCGAAGTGCTGCACGCGGGCAACGTCGAGCAGGCGCTGCAGATTCTCGGTGAACACGAGATCACCCTCGTCATCGCCGAGCTGCGCCATCAAAAGGACGACATACCCGGCACGCTGAAGATACTTAAAAGTTTCAATCCGCACGTGCTCACGATCGTGGTCACGCAGTTGCGCGACAGCCGCAGCTTGATCGAGCTGATCAATCAGGGCCAGATCTACCGTTTCCTGCCCAAGCCGATCAGTCGTGAGCTGTTGCGCCGGAGCATCGCTGCGGCGCTCGAACATTATTTGCAGCTACGCAGTACGCCGATCCTGCTCAAGCGTCATGTCGTCGAGGCGAGCAAAACTGATACCGGTTCGTTGTCCTCACGCCTGCTGGATTACTGGCGTCGCGTGCGCGACAACGCACGCACGCGCGCTTGAGAATCCGTTGTGCTCAACCCAACGCAAATTCACCGCCACGTTGTAGCGCTTGCTGGTACGCGGGCCGCGCGTGGATGCGTGCGAGAAACGCCGACAGGTTTGGATAACTCGCATCCAGCCCGCCACGCGCTGCGGCCGCTTCGAGCGGAAAACTCATCTGGATATCGGCGGCGCTGATTTCATCGCCGGCAAACCACGTACTTTTTGCGAGTTCGGATTCCATGAAAACCAGATGCCGTTTGATCTGCGGTTCGATGAACGAACTCTTGCCACGCGCTGCGATCGCCTTCGCCACCGGGCGCACGAAAAACGGCATCGGGCCTTTGTCGATACGGTCGAATACCAGCTTCAGCAACAGCGGCGGCATTAGCGAACCTTCGGCGTAATGCAGCCAATAACGATAGCGCAAACGCTGCGGTGTGCCGGCGGCGGGAATTAGCGCGCCGTTGCCATAACGTTCGATCAGGTATTCGATAATCGCGCCGGATTCGGCGATGGTCAGATCACCATCGCTGATCACCGGCGACTTGCCCAGCGGATGCACTGCGAGCAATTCCGGCGGCGCGAGCATGGTTTTTTTGTCGCGCGCATAAAACTTGATTTCGTACGGCAGCCCGAGTTCTTCGAGCAGCCAGAGCACACGTTGCGAGCGCGAATTATTCAGGTGATGGACGATGATCATGGCAATATCCTGGTCGCGGTGATGGGCTGACGTTTGCAAAAAAAACCGCCGACGACAGCGATGATGTATCCGCTGCATTGAAGCATATTCATGCCGCCGGCAGGCCGCAAATGGCGAGCTCGTCGGCATTGAATTTCATCTTGCATCCGCCCTTGTCAGACCGTCGACTTTGCAGCAGTCTGTGAGCACGATTTTAGTCGCAATGTTGTTTGGGAAATCCTGAAACCGTTCAATCATCCAAGTGGGGGAATCATGTTAATCGAACTGCAAATGCTGGTGTGGAGCGTGGTGTTGGGATTGGTCGTCGTCGCTATCGCCGCGACCCTCGGAACGCAGCAACGTGGACTCGGCTGGAACGTCGGTGCGCGCGATGGCATTCCGGCGCCGCTGACCGGCGTCGCCGCGCGTATGGATCGTGCATCGCGAAATTTTCTCGAAACGTTTCCGTTCTTCGCCGTGGTAGTGCTGATTGCTATCTACACGCAGCACACGAATAGCTCGACCGCGCTCGGCGCACAGTTGTATTTCTGGGCGCGCGTGGCCTACGTGCCGATTTATGCAGCGGGAATTCCGTATCTGCGTACCTTGGCGTGGACGGTTTCGATCGTCGGTCTCGTGAAGATATTGCTGGTTCTGTTCTGATCGCAGCGCATGCATTTGCCACCTTCACCACGCTGATAATCGCAAGGAAATCGCCGGCATGGCGCAACGTTTGAATGCAATCGCGCTGATCGTGCGCGATTACGACGAGGCGATCGACTACTACACGCGTGTGCTCGATTTCACGCTGGTCGAAGACACGCAACTCAGCCCGGAAAAACGCTGGGTGTTGATTGCGCCGCCTGGGTCGAGCCAGCCACAGTTGCTGCTGGCCAAAGCGGCGAATGCGGAGCAGACGACGCGTATCGGCAATCAAACCGGTGGCCGTGTTTTCCTGTTCCTGCATACCGACGATTTCTGGACCGACTACCAGCGCATGCGCGAGCGCGGCGTGCGGTTTTGCGAAACACCGCGCGAGGAAAGTTACGCCACCGTGGTCGTGTTCGAGGATTTGTACGGCAACCGCTGGGACTTCATCCAGATGAAATCGTGATGATTAAAATCACTGCGAAGAGCTCGATGCGAGCACCGAAAAAATCGCACATGTGTTGACAAAGAAAACCACCCGCGCGGTGACGAAGAAAACCAAAGTAACTACCGCGGAAAAGAGCGCAGGCGCCGTGGCCAGGAAAGCCGGAGCAGTAACCACAAAAAAATCCGCGCGAATGGCACCCGGAAAAATCAAACCAGTCATCGCGAAAAAGACCACACGCGTAGCGGTGAAAAAGCCAAACGCGCGAAGTAGGCTGCGCCGCCAGACACCGATCTCGAGTGCTCAATTGTGCTCGGGATCGGTGGTCTTGAATGTCGCGGCAGTGGCAATTTGTTGCGGCCCGATAATCGTTACTGGCCGCGTCAGCGCTGATACGCACCACACAATAAAGTGAACAACATCAAGACCAGCCGAAGCGCAAAGCTCAGGATGTCCACTAAACCGCAGGAAGGATCGGGTCTACTTGACCGAATATTTAGCCCG
The sequence above is drawn from the Pseudolysobacter antarcticus genome and encodes:
- a CDS encoding alkaline phosphatase D family protein, which encodes MRFANSPTSIDTQRRRLLLGASALAGLAFTGSAQRILAQPRFSSYPFTLGVASGDPTPDGFVLWTRLAPEPLTGGGMPALAIAVDWIVALDEKMTRVVQRGSIDAEPEWAHSVHVEVEGLLPDRWYWYQFRVGGELSMIGRTRTAPLPGAAMQRLRFAVASCQHFEQGYFSAYRHMLDDDLDFIMHVGDYIYEGSWGEQIRRHEGAGAVTLDQYRNRHACYKTDMDLQRAHQAYPWLLTWDDHEVENDYAADVSSFGESTEDFVQRRVAAYRAYYEHMPLRARSRPQGRQMLMYSQVGFGDLANFQMIDDRQYRAAHACATPGHNEGLMVSDCAQRYAASQTMLGTTQERWLFDNLSNSRARWNVIGQQTLMAPFESRQDSGEYAVWTEGWDGYASARSRLLNHIADHEVRNAIVLGGDVHAFYVADLKTDFYDQLAPTIATEFVGTSITSHDVDYASIMRDLPHNPHIRFFDSRWRGYLRCEVTPELWRSDLQIVDDVSDVNSRGRTLVSLVVEDGRPGAKPA
- a CDS encoding endonuclease, which translates into the protein MIKNFSRALRVVLGSVFVFSPLHAFADGDISRYLDTRVLPVPVGTSFSVLATQPADQARNVPRANPLTVKFSAPVNVVGQWFTLSCGTSGTHTAQVGGGPVGFTLTLDQAPLALEACVFTIVASQVQSQADNTTTLPSDVIVHFMASADLVDYYAGADTSSGPALKAWLHNRIKDHTSCPYTSATYNPCSGSANTWVVLNQADQDPNNTANILDIYKNASYTKIPGGTGAYNREHTWPNSLGFAESNITVAGVDKPNPPYTDTHMLYLSDTTYNANRGNRPLGALSSACPTTATAGCTGYATLAGAGFGGGSGRGDFDIRTGADGNTGRFEIWDHRKGDIARAVMYMAVRYKGGIDAEGITEPNLELTDDSSQIIIINSRTTGQTAYMGLQSDLLAWNDLDLPDAREQMRDEVVYSYQHNRNPFVDHPEWARCVFQNLNCPLDRIFADNFDQ
- a CDS encoding sensor histidine kinase; translated protein: MSSVVSLFPIPPAMAVVVTAPTSATDDIRHLIKPTAALPPELSVNAVGEALSRPEYSGLMSLPIVDAGGMPVGSISRFELMVRVFMRPYGRELHGRRPIATLMNTQPLIIAADTTVDAASRFIAENIRQPISDDFIVVDEHGKYLGMGVVLDVLGAMAGRLTQQATDLELANRNLRSSQSQLIQSEKMASLGQMVAGLAHEINTPLGYVKNNVEMTRGIVADAQTLLGSYQQVVDALLAPEPPPAPIFEALVQQLEEQRAICDAETLQDLRSLLDDTVFGVAQIGDLVGNLKDFSRLDKARIEQVDLHKLIESALKIGGNLLRKKNVVIERRFGEIPEVECSPAQINQVLLNLITNAAQAIEHEHGKIVLRTQQVGKHVFLLVEDNGRGIPTDVLPCIFDPFFTTKPIGQGTGLGLSICYQIMQDHRGHIRATSVPGQGTRFLVALPQRALAEQAQASES
- a CDS encoding response regulator, which codes for MSANPLATVLFVDDEERILRSLKMLFRGRYNVLTTSSGSEAVAIAKRQPVHVIVSDQRMPEMLGVEVLRHVREASPQTMRLLLTGYSDLQAIVASVNEGEIFRFIEKPWDPGYLHDVVEQAAQIALQEFALPQLPSPAVIASSAVQPLPHAGAKLLVLDEDPATWRLVRELVPETLEVLHAGNVEQALQILGEHEITLVIAELRHQKDDIPGTLKILKSFNPHVLTIVVTQLRDSRSLIELINQGQIYRFLPKPISRELLRRSIAAALEHYLQLRSTPILLKRHVVEASKTDTGSLSSRLLDYWRRVRDNARTRA
- a CDS encoding glutathione S-transferase family protein; translation: MIIVHHLNNSRSQRVLWLLEELGLPYEIKFYARDKKTMLAPPELLAVHPLGKSPVISDGDLTIAESGAIIEYLIERYGNGALIPAAGTPQRLRYRYWLHYAEGSLMPPLLLKLVFDRIDKGPMPFFVRPVAKAIAARGKSSFIEPQIKRHLVFMESELAKSTWFAGDEISAADIQMSFPLEAAAARGGLDASYPNLSAFLARIHARPAYQQALQRGGEFALG
- a CDS encoding MAPEG family protein; the protein is MLIELQMLVWSVVLGLVVVAIAATLGTQQRGLGWNVGARDGIPAPLTGVAARMDRASRNFLETFPFFAVVVLIAIYTQHTNSSTALGAQLYFWARVAYVPIYAAGIPYLRTLAWTVSIVGLVKILLVLF
- a CDS encoding VOC family protein; translation: MAQRLNAIALIVRDYDEAIDYYTRVLDFTLVEDTQLSPEKRWVLIAPPGSSQPQLLLAKAANAEQTTRIGNQTGGRVFLFLHTDDFWTDYQRMRERGVRFCETPREESYATVVVFEDLYGNRWDFIQMKS